The following is a genomic window from Gemmatimonadota bacterium.
ATCTGGGGCCACTGCACCCTCGACCTGATGAACAACGGCACCCACGTCATCGACCTGATCAGCTACCTGAACGGCGACAGCCCGCCCCGGTGGGTTATGGGCCAGATCGACCGCCGCAGCCGGATCGAAGGACGGCGAAACCATCCGGACATGCCGGCCGAAGACATGGCGATCGGGCGGGTCGGCTACGAAAACGGCGTCGTGGGATTCATCGAACTGGGCGAACGGGCGAGCCAGTCCTTCTCCTTCCGGATCATCGGGTCCGATGGCATCATCGAGGTGAACAGTCCCGACGGGCCGACGTTGAAGATGCTGTCCAGCTACCGTTCGGACGGATGGCACGTACCGCAACTGGAAGAGACCTACTCCAATGTCTGCGGCGAGCTGGAGGAACTGGTCTCCGCCGTCGAAGGCCGCGGCACCCACCGCTGCGAGGCGAAGATCGCCCGCGTAGCCCTGGAGACCATCATGGGCATCTTCGAGTCCTCCGCGCGGCGATGCGTCCTGGAGTTTCCCATCGACGCCGGTGATTTCGTCCTGGAACGCATGGTCAAA
Proteins encoded in this region:
- a CDS encoding Gfo/Idh/MocA family oxidoreductase, which gives rise to MNKYRAGFIGCGGIATAHADGYRHVENAEIELIAGSDIHPEGEKAQRLAREHGIRLYTDHCEMLEREQLDLVSVCTWPRGHCEATIAAAENGAKGILCEKPMAVSLDEADRMIAACEKAGAALAIGHAHRFSPQAVQARAWVQAGEIGQVAMIWGHCTLDLMNNGTHVIDLISYLNGDSPPRWVMGQIDRRSRIEGRRNHPDMPAEDMAIGRVGYENGVVGFIELGERASQSFSFRIIGSDGIIEVNSPDGPTLKMLSSYRSDGWHVPQLEETYSNVCGELEELVSAVEGRGTHRCEAKIARVALETIMGIFESSARRCVLEFPIDAGDFVLERMVKEGLV